A genomic region of Metopolophium dirhodum isolate CAU chromosome 1, ASM1992520v1, whole genome shotgun sequence contains the following coding sequences:
- the LOC132935671 gene encoding TPR-containing protein DDB_G0280363-like, with translation MGVCFLCDTKLYGERTRVCSSITPHSNVPYPEKIVELLGDEFVVIVTPADHMCKKCTSLLTHMDKLENDLKLVKNAMLSYIQKKYGILPPDQAVKGVEIVNGHLKAEEQLEQGQRKVPSGLTVGVSPTVTTAAVVTPVQTPLKLLKTQQQQQQQQHQPQQQHHQQQQQQQQQQQQQQQPTQQESANKMKIYKCGFCTFQSKELGHVRFHMRTHMNKKEPEKPILNQAAAKALTPVPQQKKRLYRCQVCSKSFDSRINCLDHIQKDHNQPTPSTSNGERETEDSRPVSAKIMKPEPSKTQENNPQAESSMDVDENQQDDNKGTVDTDMMLNDNVVPTEGSSNVEQEEGTENAGEEEETENSQEDKTVKEVKSKKKPEPAQEEAAEEEEDEEDTAVPEQEEADQETPDSVEKEVDEDNANVENKTGDLDIESMLAAIHNDNPTNSGDTQNKD, from the exons ATGGGTGTCTGTTTTCTTTGTGatacaaaattgtatggtgAACGTACACGGGTGTGTTCAAGCATTACACCGCATAGTAATGTACCATACCCGGAAAAAATTGTTGAGCTTCTGGGAGATGAATTTGTGGTTATTGTGACCCCTGCAGATCACATGTGCAAGAAATGTACTTCTCTTTTGACTCATATGGACAAGTTGGAAAATGATCTGAAACTTGTTAAAAATGCAATGTTGTCATATATACAAAAGAAATATGGAATATTGCCTCCAGATCAGGCTGTTAAGGGTGTTGAG ATTGTCAATGGACATTTAAAGGCAGAGGAACAACTAGAACAAGGTCAGCGTAAAGTACCTAGTGGTCTGACAGTAGGAGTTTCTCCTACTGTAACTACTGCTGCTGTAGTTACTCCGGTCCAAACTCCATTAAAGTTGTTAAAAacacaacagcagcagcaacaacaacaacaccaaCCACAGCAACAACatcatcaacaacaacaacaacaacaacaacaacaacagcagcagcaacaaccaACACAACAAGAAAGCGctaacaaaatgaaaatatacaagTGCGGCTTTTGTACATTCCAATCGAAAGAGCTTGGTCATGTTCG attccacATGCGCACTCATATGAACAAAAAGGAGCCTGAAAAACCTATTCTTAATCAAGCAGCAGCTAAAGCATTAACTCCG gtaccgcAACAGAAGAAACGACTTTATAGATGTCAAGTATGTTCGAAATCCTTTGATAGTCGAATTAATTGCCTTGATCACATTCAGAAAGACCATAATCAGCCAACTCCATCAACCTCAAAtgga gaaagAGAAACAGAAGATTCTCGTCCGGTTTCAGCCAAAATTATGAAACCGGAACCATCCAAGACTCAAGAAAATAATCCGCAAGCGGAGTCTTCTATGGATGTGGACGAAAATCAACAAGATGACAATAAAGGCACTGTAGACACAGATATGATGTTGAATGACAATGTCGTCCCCACTGAAGGGTCTTCAAATGTTGAACAAGAAGAAGGAACTGAAAATGCAGGCGAAGAAGAAGAAACTGAAAACTCTCAGGAAGATAAGACTGTAAAAGAAgtcaaatcgaaaaaaaaacctgAGCCTGCACAAGAAGAAGCCGCTGAAGAAGAAGAGGATGAAGAAGATACAGCCGTGCCTGAACAGGAAGAAGCTGATCAAGAAACTCCAGACAGTGTTGAGAAAGAAGTTGATGAAGACAATGCAAATGTGGAAAACAAAACAGGAGACTTGGACATAGAATCAATGTTAGCCGCAATCCATAATGATAATCCTACTAACAGCGGGGATACACAAAACAAAGATTAA